One stretch of Actinacidiphila sp. DG2A-62 DNA includes these proteins:
- a CDS encoding MarR family winged helix-turn-helix transcriptional regulator: protein MTAAGGSTGEPQELDLDAQIAAYQREFPEVDPQVEKVVTALGRLNRRMNVAYGRQLVDLGISNSEWEVLKALVVVGSPYRLGPGDLAKRLGLTPAAMTHRIDRMVAEGLVTRERDESNRVRVIVELTDEGREKWLETMRLAAVFEDDLLQDLSPVERSLLGEILIRLLRRVETSQPDAGGRLEDLDD, encoded by the coding sequence ATGACCGCAGCAGGAGGTTCGACGGGGGAGCCGCAGGAGCTCGATCTCGACGCGCAGATCGCCGCCTACCAGCGGGAATTCCCCGAGGTCGACCCCCAGGTGGAGAAGGTCGTCACGGCGCTCGGGCGGCTCAACCGGCGGATGAACGTCGCGTACGGGCGCCAGCTCGTGGACCTGGGGATCAGCAACTCCGAGTGGGAGGTGCTCAAGGCCCTCGTGGTCGTCGGCAGCCCCTACCGGCTCGGCCCCGGCGACCTCGCCAAGCGGCTCGGCCTCACCCCCGCGGCCATGACCCACCGCATCGACCGCATGGTCGCCGAGGGTCTGGTCACCCGCGAACGCGATGAGTCCAACCGCGTCCGCGTCATCGTCGAGCTGACGGACGAGGGCCGCGAGAAGTGGCTGGAGACGATGCGTCTCGCCGCCGTCTTCGAGGACGACCTGCTCCAGGACCTTAGCCCGGTGGAGCGCTCGCTGCTCGGCGAGATCCTCATCCGCCTGCTCCGCCGGGTGGAGACCTCCCAGCCCGACGCCGGCGGCCGGCTGGAGGACCTCGACGACTGA
- a CDS encoding GNAT family N-acetyltransferase — MRYEIRPVAPAEWKQSRALRLEALLDPVASVAFARTYDEESAMSDDQWRRRASGEGAQQVVAVRVGGDGDEWVGLAVVVAERADYYSINSVYLKPEVRGSGVAEKLFAAAIAWTWDRADRVHLWVHEKNPRAQAFYRRLGFRPTGRTMASPLDAGYTEYEYALERA, encoded by the coding sequence ATGCGGTACGAGATACGGCCGGTCGCGCCGGCGGAGTGGAAGCAGAGCCGGGCCCTGCGACTGGAGGCGCTGCTCGATCCCGTCGCGTCCGTGGCCTTTGCCCGGACGTACGACGAAGAGTCGGCGATGAGCGACGACCAGTGGCGGCGGCGTGCTTCCGGGGAGGGGGCGCAGCAGGTCGTCGCGGTGCGGGTCGGCGGTGACGGCGACGAGTGGGTCGGGCTGGCCGTCGTCGTGGCCGAACGGGCCGACTACTACAGCATCAACTCCGTGTATCTGAAGCCGGAGGTACGCGGGTCGGGCGTCGCCGAGAAGCTGTTCGCCGCGGCCATCGCCTGGACGTGGGACCGGGCCGACCGGGTGCACCTGTGGGTGCACGAGAAGAATCCGCGGGCGCAGGCGTTCTACCGGCGGTTGGGATTCCGGCCGACCGGGCGGACCATGGCCTCACCGCTGGACGCCGGATACACCGAGTACGAGTACGCGCTGGAGCGGGCCTGA
- a CDS encoding hydroxyacid dehydrogenase has product MAEPDPSPRRPRLVLAMRPDILDLVLPAPVRARLDALADVHPAPVTDWAAPDAAAPLAAADVLLTGWGCPPLDAAALDRAPRLAAVLHAAGTVKGHVRPEVWQRGIAVSSAADANAAPVVEFTLATVWLAARGALGASAAYARGELPTYRSRRGADGATIGVIGASRIGRGVIDRLRAAPTGFRILLADPYVTAAEAAALGAEHVDPDELCRRSDIVTVHAPDLPETHHLLDARRLALLPDGAAVINTARGRLVDTAALTAECATGRLDAYLDVTDPEPLPPDHALHRLRNVLLTPHIAGCQGTEVQRLGGYAVDELERWTLGEPLLGAVRADDLARIA; this is encoded by the coding sequence ATGGCGGAACCGGACCCGTCGCCACGGCGGCCCCGGCTGGTGCTGGCGATGCGCCCGGACATCCTCGACCTGGTCCTCCCGGCGCCCGTACGCGCCCGGCTCGACGCCCTCGCCGACGTCCACCCCGCCCCCGTCACCGACTGGGCCGCCCCGGACGCCGCCGCGCCGCTGGCCGCCGCCGACGTCCTGCTCACCGGCTGGGGCTGCCCCCCGCTGGACGCCGCGGCGCTGGACCGCGCGCCCCGCCTGGCCGCCGTGCTGCACGCCGCCGGCACCGTCAAGGGCCATGTACGCCCCGAGGTCTGGCAGCGCGGCATCGCCGTCTCCTCCGCCGCGGACGCCAACGCCGCGCCCGTCGTCGAGTTCACCCTCGCCACCGTCTGGCTCGCCGCCCGCGGCGCCCTCGGCGCCTCCGCCGCCTATGCCCGAGGCGAGCTGCCCACCTACCGCAGCCGCCGCGGCGCCGACGGCGCGACCATCGGCGTCATCGGCGCGTCCCGCATCGGCCGCGGCGTCATCGACCGCCTGCGCGCCGCCCCCACCGGCTTCCGCATCCTGCTCGCCGACCCCTACGTCACCGCGGCCGAAGCAGCAGCCCTCGGCGCCGAACACGTCGACCCGGACGAGCTGTGCCGGCGCAGCGACATCGTCACCGTCCACGCCCCTGACCTCCCCGAGACGCACCACCTGCTCGACGCCCGCCGCCTCGCCCTGCTCCCCGACGGCGCCGCCGTGATCAACACCGCTCGCGGCCGCCTGGTCGACACCGCCGCCCTCACCGCCGAATGCGCCACCGGCCGCCTCGACGCCTACCTCGACGTGACCGACCCCGAGCCGCTGCCCCCCGACCACGCCCTGCACCGCCTGCGCAACGTACTCCTCACCCCGCACATCGCCGGCTGCCAGGGCACCGAGGTCCAGCGCCTGGGCGGATACGCCGTCGACGAGCTGGAGCGCTGGACCCTCGGCGAGCCCCTGCTCGGCGCGGTACGCGCGGACGACCTCGCCCGCATCGCCTGA
- a CDS encoding type IV secretory system conjugative DNA transfer family protein: MAGRKKQQQGGLPDGLVVSVIALLLGVTLLVWTATGISGLLAHGSWPSGLHFTRTPQAMRSLIAEPHDMPAAWPQTDPADLSDSGLFWGVFIAQFMVLFVLAVWFFNALNRWRTRGLRRHAPPAPAPEQEQPAPLPRQRRARGPAVAKDDESLDAWFRTVPRATPPAATAPAATGAAGVPGAPGGGYAQDPPTAHLPAAALAGGAGPGADPAPASTGAAPGFLTAASSASAALADGEVSRTYALFADPRGDKGKQIVQPAVLAAAGPVVVTTADPETYHQTAGNRAKLGPVHVFDPTHLLDVPGRLRWAPHSGCERPATARTRAAALLAPLRTERADEAIVHDTAATLLRCWLHAAAIGGLPFRQIQRWAAGGAAAGEAVRILRTDVDAASGWSGELESVLHAHPERRDAAHAVIRRITEPLGSVHIRDACSPGRTGGLDLESFTAERGTLYVVGQRVEEPRTHPGAMPLLTALVSSVVEHGRGMAAGSSSGRLDPPMTFVLDDIAALAPLPELPGLLAEGHAAGLPALAVLRSPEQALARWGAPVWQHADLRLALGDEHPAVPDAVRLR, from the coding sequence GTGGCCGGGCGGAAGAAACAGCAGCAGGGCGGACTGCCGGACGGCCTGGTCGTCTCGGTCATCGCCCTGCTGCTGGGCGTCACACTGCTGGTGTGGACGGCCACCGGCATCTCCGGGCTGCTCGCGCACGGCTCCTGGCCGTCCGGCCTGCACTTCACCCGCACCCCGCAGGCCATGCGGTCGCTGATCGCCGAACCGCACGACATGCCGGCCGCCTGGCCGCAGACCGACCCCGCCGACCTCTCCGACTCCGGGCTGTTCTGGGGCGTGTTCATCGCCCAGTTCATGGTGCTGTTCGTGCTCGCGGTGTGGTTCTTCAACGCCCTGAACCGCTGGCGCACCCGCGGTCTGCGGCGGCACGCCCCGCCCGCGCCCGCCCCGGAGCAGGAACAGCCGGCGCCGCTGCCACGCCAGCGCAGGGCCCGCGGTCCCGCGGTCGCCAAGGACGACGAGAGCCTGGACGCCTGGTTCCGAACCGTGCCGCGGGCCACACCGCCGGCGGCGACCGCGCCGGCCGCCACAGGGGCCGCCGGCGTGCCGGGCGCCCCCGGCGGCGGCTACGCCCAGGACCCGCCGACCGCGCACCTGCCCGCAGCGGCCCTCGCCGGCGGCGCGGGCCCCGGCGCCGACCCGGCCCCCGCGAGCACCGGCGCCGCCCCGGGCTTCCTGACCGCCGCCTCCTCGGCGTCCGCCGCCCTCGCCGACGGCGAGGTCTCCCGCACCTACGCGCTCTTCGCCGACCCGCGCGGCGACAAGGGCAAGCAGATCGTGCAGCCCGCCGTGCTCGCCGCCGCGGGACCGGTCGTGGTCACCACCGCGGACCCCGAGACGTACCACCAGACCGCCGGCAACCGCGCCAAGCTCGGCCCCGTCCACGTCTTCGACCCCACCCACCTGCTCGACGTGCCCGGACGGCTGCGCTGGGCGCCGCACAGCGGCTGCGAACGCCCCGCCACCGCCCGCACCCGGGCCGCCGCCCTGCTCGCACCGCTGCGCACCGAACGCGCCGACGAGGCGATCGTCCACGACACCGCCGCGACACTGCTGCGCTGCTGGCTGCACGCCGCCGCGATCGGCGGGCTGCCGTTCCGGCAGATCCAGCGCTGGGCGGCGGGCGGCGCCGCGGCCGGCGAGGCCGTACGCATCCTGCGCACCGACGTCGACGCCGCCTCGGGGTGGAGCGGCGAACTGGAGTCGGTGCTGCACGCCCACCCCGAACGCCGCGACGCCGCCCACGCGGTGATCCGCCGCATCACCGAACCGCTCGGCTCGGTCCACATCCGCGACGCGTGCAGCCCGGGCAGGACCGGCGGCCTGGATCTGGAATCGTTCACCGCGGAACGGGGCACTCTTTATGTGGTGGGACAACGGGTCGAGGAACCCAGGACCCACCCGGGTGCGATGCCGCTGCTCACCGCACTCGTCTCAAGCGTGGTCGAGCACGGCCGGGGCATGGCCGCAGGGTCATCCTCCGGTCGGCTCGACCCACCAATGACCTTCGTCCTGGACGACATCGCGGCACTCGCCCCGCTGCCCGAGCTGCCCGGCCTCCTCGCCGAGGGCCACGCTGCCGGCCTGCCCGCCCTGGCCGTCCTGCGCTCCCCCGAACAGGCGCTGGCCCGCTGGGGAGCGCCGGTGTGGCAGCACGCCGACCTGCGCCTGGCGCTGGGCGACGAGCACCCCGCGGTGCCGGACGCGGTCCGACTGCGCTGA
- a CDS encoding ATP-binding protein, which translates to MLDPLAAITDAFTSFLFGRVETTRLPVRTSTGQAQAVYLPTAAPGLGDSGVIIGREVYSGKGYIYDPFQLYGQQLPAPHWLVLGESGNGKSALEKTYVLRQLRFRDRQVVVLDAQGEDGVGEWNLIARAMGLTPIRLDPMAALDGGIKLNPLDPAITVTGQLALLRTIIEVAMGHGLDERSGFALKVAHAHVAETVTDRQPILTDIVDRLRHPLAESTEGMNVEVDDVRAWGLDVALVLDRLVDGDLRGMFDGPTTVGIDLDSPLIVFDLSHIDRNSIAMPILMAIVGVWLEHTWIRPDRKKRIFLVEEAWHIINSPFVAQLFQRLLKFGRRLGLSFVAVVHHLSDVVDGAAAKEAAAILKMASTRTIYAQKADEARATGRVLGLPRWAVEIIPTLTPGIAVWDVNGNVQVVKHLITETERPLVFTDRAMTESSLDRAADVQAEADAEAEARAEAHAAAQVAMAQHGEHPDHPDRPDHAPRMAGDAVA; encoded by the coding sequence ATGCTGGACCCTCTCGCCGCGATCACGGACGCCTTCACGAGCTTCCTGTTCGGGCGCGTGGAGACCACCCGGCTGCCGGTGCGCACCTCGACCGGCCAGGCGCAGGCGGTCTACCTGCCGACCGCCGCGCCCGGCCTGGGCGACTCCGGGGTGATCATCGGCCGCGAGGTCTACTCGGGCAAGGGCTACATCTACGACCCCTTCCAGCTCTACGGCCAGCAGCTGCCGGCCCCGCACTGGCTGGTGCTCGGCGAGTCCGGCAACGGCAAGTCGGCGCTGGAGAAGACGTATGTGCTGCGGCAGCTGCGGTTCCGCGACCGGCAGGTCGTGGTGCTCGACGCGCAGGGCGAGGACGGCGTCGGCGAGTGGAACCTCATCGCCCGCGCGATGGGCCTGACCCCGATCCGGCTGGACCCGATGGCCGCGCTGGACGGCGGCATCAAGCTCAACCCGCTGGACCCGGCGATCACCGTGACCGGACAGCTGGCGCTGCTGCGCACCATCATCGAGGTCGCGATGGGCCACGGCCTGGACGAGCGCTCCGGCTTCGCCCTGAAGGTCGCGCACGCCCACGTCGCCGAGACGGTGACGGACCGCCAGCCGATCCTCACCGACATCGTGGACCGGCTGCGGCACCCGCTGGCGGAGTCCACCGAGGGCATGAACGTCGAAGTGGACGACGTCCGCGCCTGGGGCCTCGACGTGGCCCTGGTGCTGGACCGGCTGGTCGACGGCGACCTGCGCGGCATGTTCGACGGGCCGACCACCGTCGGCATCGACCTGGACTCCCCGCTGATCGTCTTCGACCTCTCGCACATCGACCGCAACTCGATCGCCATGCCCATCCTGATGGCGATCGTCGGCGTGTGGCTGGAGCACACCTGGATCAGGCCGGACCGCAAGAAGCGGATCTTCCTGGTGGAAGAGGCCTGGCACATCATCAACTCGCCGTTCGTCGCGCAGCTGTTCCAGCGGCTGCTGAAGTTCGGCCGCCGCCTCGGCCTGTCCTTCGTCGCCGTCGTCCACCACCTGTCCGACGTGGTCGACGGCGCCGCGGCCAAGGAGGCCGCCGCGATCCTGAAGATGGCCTCCACCCGCACCATCTACGCCCAGAAGGCCGACGAGGCCCGCGCCACCGGCCGGGTGCTCGGCCTGCCCCGCTGGGCGGTGGAGATCATCCCGACGCTCACCCCCGGCATCGCGGTGTGGGACGTCAACGGCAACGTCCAGGTGGTCAAGCACCTGATCACCGAGACCGAACGCCCCCTGGTCTTCACCGACCGCGCGATGACCGAGTCCTCGCTGGATCGGGCCGCCGACGTCCAGGCGGAGGCCGACGCGGAGGCCGAGGCCCGCGCCGAGGCGCACGCCGCTGCCCAGGTCGCCATGGCCCAGCACGGCGAGCACCCCGACCATCCGGACCGCCCCGACCACGCCCCACGCATGGCCGGCGACGCGGTGGCCTGA
- a CDS encoding C40 family peptidase: MARKVWLAVIIGVGLSFSFLALLVVGTYSAAAGLAKGGGGRVTLAKGTVPAVYQPLVQQWGNLCPALNPALLAAQLYQESGWDARAQSPAQAQGIAQFIPGTWATHGIDANGDGKADVWDPEDAIPSAASYDCELASYVKDVPGNITDNMLASYNAGAYAVIRAGGVPPFAETQNYVKRIRTLAGSFAAPAGTVAPSQQAAAAIYYAQQQLGKKYLWGGEGTAAQGGRFDCSGLTQASYRSVGITLPRVANDQWNAGPHPARNQLLPGDLVFFAYDLNDPRSIHHVGIYVGGGYMIDAPHTGAVIRFDPIDSPDYIGATRVTQAGAQALPTATGV, encoded by the coding sequence GTGGCGCGCAAGGTCTGGCTGGCCGTCATCATCGGCGTGGGCCTGAGCTTTTCGTTCCTCGCGCTGCTCGTCGTGGGCACCTACTCCGCCGCGGCCGGGCTCGCCAAGGGCGGCGGCGGCCGGGTCACGCTCGCCAAGGGCACGGTGCCGGCCGTGTACCAGCCGCTGGTCCAGCAGTGGGGGAATCTGTGCCCCGCGCTGAACCCGGCGCTGCTGGCCGCCCAGCTGTATCAGGAGAGCGGCTGGGACGCCCGGGCGCAGAGTCCCGCGCAGGCGCAGGGGATAGCGCAGTTCATCCCCGGCACCTGGGCCACCCACGGCATCGACGCCAACGGCGACGGCAAGGCCGACGTGTGGGACCCCGAGGACGCGATCCCCTCCGCCGCCTCCTACGACTGCGAACTCGCCTCGTACGTCAAGGACGTGCCGGGGAACATCACCGACAACATGCTCGCGTCGTACAACGCCGGCGCGTACGCGGTGATCAGGGCCGGCGGGGTGCCGCCGTTCGCCGAGACGCAGAACTACGTCAAGCGCATCCGCACCCTGGCCGGCAGCTTCGCCGCGCCGGCCGGCACCGTCGCGCCCTCGCAGCAGGCGGCCGCGGCGATCTACTACGCGCAGCAGCAGCTGGGCAAGAAGTACCTGTGGGGCGGCGAGGGCACGGCCGCGCAGGGCGGCAGGTTCGACTGCTCGGGCCTGACCCAGGCGTCGTACCGCTCGGTCGGGATCACGCTGCCGCGGGTGGCGAACGACCAGTGGAACGCCGGCCCGCACCCGGCGCGCAACCAACTGCTCCCCGGGGACCTGGTCTTCTTCGCCTACGATCTGAACGACCCGCGGTCCATCCACCACGTCGGCATCTACGTCGGCGGCGGGTACATGATCGACGCGCCGCACACCGGCGCGGTGATCCGGTTCGACCCGATCGACTCGCCCGACTACATCGGCGCGACGCGGGTCACCCAGGCGGGCGCGCAGGCGCTGCCGACGGCCACGGGCGTGTGA
- a CDS encoding phosphatase PAP2 family protein produces MAEVANDSVNPDISLLRDINGLARQAPHGVDRGVEILGEYGLVALCLLLAGWCWWRVARRAPRAEAPVAVAGVAWAVAAGAVALLLAVPVRALVQRPRPYTEHDGLDVLIRPGHHFSFVSDHAALTAAVAVGLFMVSRGWGTVVIVLALAEGFTRVYLGVQYPTDVIGGFALGAATALLLAPLGLALFTALARRVAGTRAAPLVHAARAGAGGGGGTAAASGSAASASASAATPPGAAARPSAADNDLAA; encoded by the coding sequence ATGGCAGAGGTCGCTAACGACAGCGTGAACCCCGACATCAGCCTGCTCCGCGACATCAACGGACTGGCCCGGCAGGCGCCGCACGGCGTGGACCGCGGCGTCGAGATCCTCGGCGAGTACGGCCTGGTCGCCCTGTGTCTGCTGCTGGCCGGCTGGTGCTGGTGGCGGGTGGCCCGCCGGGCGCCGCGCGCCGAGGCTCCGGTGGCCGTCGCCGGGGTGGCCTGGGCGGTGGCCGCGGGCGCGGTCGCCCTGCTGCTCGCCGTGCCGGTGCGCGCGCTGGTCCAGCGCCCCCGCCCGTACACCGAGCACGACGGCCTCGACGTGCTGATCCGTCCCGGCCACCACTTCTCGTTCGTCAGCGACCACGCGGCCCTCACCGCGGCCGTGGCGGTGGGCCTGTTCATGGTCAGCCGCGGCTGGGGCACGGTCGTTATAGTGCTCGCGCTCGCGGAGGGCTTCACCCGGGTCTACCTCGGCGTGCAGTACCCCACCGACGTGATCGGCGGGTTCGCGCTCGGCGCGGCGACGGCGCTGCTGCTCGCGCCGCTGGGGCTGGCGCTGTTCACGGCGCTCGCGCGGAGGGTCGCGGGGACGCGGGCGGCGCCCCTGGTCCACGCGGCGCGCGCGGGCGCGGGCGGCGGCGGGGGCACGGCCGCCGCGTCGGGGTCTGCGGCGTCCGCGTCGGCGTCGGCGGCGACTCCGCCGGGCGCGGCGGCGCGGCCGAGCGCGGCGGACAACGACTTGGCGGCGTGA